From a region of the Thermomicrobium roseum DSM 5159 genome:
- a CDS encoding CRISPR-associated helicase/endonuclease Cas3: MVGEPLAKSGDPPITLRQHTLEVLAYVEQVIPAYRALWSRVLDSRSVDHLGRALPLAAAGHDLGKAALGFQRSLQERGFRWEFRHEVLSAALLLASGHATGDPGQLAIAAVLTHHRDLTEERLWRDCGVPQLPRPQFLEKAQRQFRERAAELGPFWEWIVRFSQEVEVLRTDQWPCSPHDLEPPAEFLRSLQERADRLHAFRSAEGLLLTLSRGWLLAADHAASAGIPRFVSTIPTEWRARHAERLAHSRAQGDGQLRAFQRALGEYEGSALLIAPTGAGKTDAAIRWIARNRIGGERIFYILPYQASIEAMGQTLERLFGRETVGTLHARTLEVAFQRYFSGDDYEEAYQAARQDAELNRLVHKPIKVTTPFQLIKWLFGLPRFEVGLAEMVGALVIFDEIHAYDAHVTALILELVRVLRELGARCLFMSATFPDFLRQYIEDAYAQPLRLFRLDQPPAHDTWAERFLAQARHRVEWTADPLEELVDLVVEAAQNGERVLVVANRVQQAQALYQRLVECVPDGLQLLHARLMRRDRVAREQRILAALRGESPEPVRVLVATQVVEVSLDISFDRLVTEVAPVDDLLQRFGRVNRYYEHNSPRPIVISRTYGDALYYVYDRERLERTLEEAPPHGHALDAFDAEQWVERVYREGWTTNEGRRFEQALASFRAVIEGLRPLQHADMAYEDFYRLFQGAEVLPSPFQEEYLRYQIEGKHLLAQQLLVPVPYGTFWKLHRAGRISQLKDGTLVASVQYDPDLGLLPEVADLDAVIV; the protein is encoded by the coding sequence ATGGTCGGTGAACCACTGGCGAAATCGGGTGATCCGCCGATCACGCTCCGGCAACATACGTTGGAGGTCCTAGCTTACGTGGAGCAGGTCATCCCAGCGTACCGCGCGCTCTGGTCGCGCGTACTCGACTCCCGGTCGGTGGACCACCTGGGACGCGCCTTGCCGTTGGCTGCTGCTGGGCATGACCTCGGCAAGGCTGCGCTTGGCTTTCAGCGCTCCCTGCAGGAGCGAGGATTCCGCTGGGAGTTTCGGCACGAGGTCCTTTCAGCAGCCCTCTTGCTGGCCTCGGGACACGCCACGGGCGATCCTGGCCAGCTCGCCATCGCGGCGGTGCTGACCCATCACCGTGATTTGACAGAGGAACGCCTGTGGCGCGATTGTGGTGTCCCGCAGCTGCCCCGCCCACAGTTCCTGGAAAAAGCACAGCGCCAGTTCCGCGAGCGAGCAGCCGAGTTGGGGCCGTTTTGGGAGTGGATCGTCCGCTTCTCGCAAGAGGTGGAGGTATTACGCACTGATCAGTGGCCGTGTTCTCCGCACGACCTCGAGCCACCAGCGGAGTTCCTGCGATCCCTTCAGGAGAGGGCTGATCGACTCCATGCTTTCCGCTCGGCGGAAGGCCTACTTCTCACTCTCAGTCGCGGATGGCTGCTCGCCGCCGATCATGCGGCCAGCGCTGGCATACCACGATTTGTATCGACCATACCGACCGAGTGGAGAGCGCGTCATGCCGAGCGACTAGCGCATTCGCGAGCCCAAGGGGATGGCCAGCTCCGCGCCTTCCAGCGGGCGCTCGGCGAGTACGAAGGGAGTGCACTGCTGATCGCGCCGACCGGCGCTGGCAAAACCGACGCCGCGATCCGCTGGATCGCCCGCAACCGGATCGGGGGTGAGCGCATCTTCTACATTCTGCCCTATCAAGCGAGTATCGAGGCAATGGGGCAGACATTGGAGCGCCTATTCGGCCGGGAGACGGTCGGGACACTGCACGCGCGGACACTCGAGGTTGCATTCCAGCGGTACTTCAGCGGCGACGACTATGAGGAAGCGTACCAAGCTGCTCGCCAGGATGCGGAGTTGAACCGCTTGGTCCACAAGCCAATCAAGGTGACGACCCCGTTCCAGCTCATCAAGTGGCTCTTTGGGCTGCCGCGCTTCGAGGTCGGACTGGCGGAGATGGTCGGAGCGCTCGTGATCTTCGATGAGATCCATGCCTATGATGCGCACGTGACGGCGCTGATTTTGGAACTCGTGCGTGTCCTGCGCGAACTCGGCGCTCGCTGCCTGTTCATGTCGGCCACTTTCCCAGACTTTTTGCGGCAGTACATCGAAGATGCTTATGCTCAGCCGCTCCGACTGTTTCGCCTCGATCAGCCGCCGGCACACGACACGTGGGCGGAACGGTTCCTCGCTCAGGCTCGTCATCGAGTCGAGTGGACCGCTGATCCACTCGAGGAGTTGGTCGACCTCGTCGTGGAAGCTGCCCAAAACGGCGAGCGGGTGCTCGTCGTCGCCAATCGGGTGCAACAGGCGCAAGCGCTGTACCAGCGGTTGGTCGAATGCGTGCCTGACGGGCTTCAGCTCTTGCATGCACGGCTGATGCGTCGGGATCGCGTCGCGCGCGAACAGCGGATTCTCGCCGCCCTCAGGGGGGAGTCGCCGGAACCTGTTCGTGTACTCGTCGCGACGCAGGTCGTCGAAGTTTCGCTCGACATCAGTTTCGATCGGCTCGTGACCGAAGTGGCACCGGTCGACGATCTTCTCCAACGGTTTGGACGCGTCAATCGGTATTACGAGCACAACTCGCCGCGGCCGATCGTGATCAGCCGCACGTACGGGGATGCACTGTACTACGTGTATGACCGCGAGCGCCTCGAGCGCACGCTGGAGGAAGCTCCGCCACACGGTCACGCGCTCGATGCGTTCGATGCCGAGCAGTGGGTCGAACGTGTCTACCGCGAGGGCTGGACGACGAACGAGGGACGACGCTTCGAGCAAGCGCTCGCGTCCTTTCGCGCGGTCATCGAAGGCTTACGCCCGCTCCAACATGCGGACATGGCATACGAAGACTTCTACCGGCTGTTCCAGGGTGCCGAGGTGCTCCCCTCACCGTTCCAGGAGGAGTACTTGCGCTACCAGATCGAGGGGAAGCACTTGCTTGCCCAGCAACTCTTGGTTCCTGTGCCGTACGGTACATTTTGGAAGCTGCACCGTGCTGGTCGCATCTCGCAACTCAAAGACGGGACACTCGTCGCATCGGTCCAATATGATCCTGACCTTGGGCTCCTTCCTGAGGTCGCTGATCTCGATGCGGTCATCGTGTAG
- a CDS encoding ABC transporter ATP-binding protein, translated as MANYPAIAVERLTRSYGARRGVIDLTFQVQPGEIFGFLGPNGAGKTTTIRVLMGFLRPTSGSARIFGLDCWGDATQVKERVGYVPGDVRLWENMTGEQFLDFMAAFRARIDPKRRQMLLERFRVELDRPIKQLSRGNRQKLALVQALLHDPPLLILDEPTSGLDPLMKHEFLAFLVEERERGKTIFLSSHELAEVERVADRVGIIREGRLVAALPIEELRRRRTRPMEVVFAQPIDPRQFADLPGVRVLAVENSGTRFQLGVQDNLPALLRRLSELPVIDLTYAPPDLESVFLAYYQPEHARVGEEDL; from the coding sequence ATGGCGAATTATCCTGCGATCGCTGTCGAACGCTTGACCCGTTCCTACGGCGCCCGCCGCGGGGTAATCGATCTGACGTTCCAGGTGCAGCCCGGCGAAATCTTCGGCTTTCTAGGGCCCAACGGTGCGGGGAAGACGACCACCATCCGCGTGCTCATGGGGTTCCTCCGGCCGACGAGCGGTTCAGCCCGCATCTTCGGCCTCGACTGTTGGGGCGACGCGACCCAGGTGAAAGAGCGGGTCGGCTACGTGCCAGGAGATGTCCGGCTTTGGGAGAACATGACAGGTGAGCAGTTCCTCGACTTCATGGCTGCCTTCCGGGCGAGGATCGATCCGAAGCGCCGGCAGATGCTCCTGGAGCGGTTTCGCGTCGAGCTGGACAGACCGATCAAGCAGCTTTCACGCGGCAATCGACAAAAGCTCGCACTCGTCCAAGCACTGCTCCATGATCCTCCGCTCCTCATCCTCGACGAACCGACGAGCGGACTCGATCCGCTCATGAAGCACGAATTTCTGGCCTTCCTCGTGGAGGAGCGTGAGCGCGGCAAGACGATCTTCCTCTCATCGCACGAGTTGGCCGAGGTGGAGCGCGTCGCTGATCGGGTCGGGATTATCCGCGAGGGCCGGCTGGTCGCGGCACTTCCCATCGAGGAACTCCGGCGCCGACGGACACGTCCCATGGAGGTCGTCTTCGCACAGCCGATCGACCCGCGCCAGTTCGCTGACCTGCCGGGCGTGCGCGTCCTCGCCGTCGAGAACAGTGGCACGCGCTTCCAGCTCGGCGTGCAGGACAATCTCCCCGCGCTTCTGCGCCGACTGAGCGAGCTTCCGGTGATCGATCTCACCTATGCACCACCGGATCTCGAGAGCGTCTTCCTCGCCTACTACCAACCGGAACACGCTCGAGTGGGAGAGGAGGATCTCTGA
- a CDS encoding TrmH family RNA methyltransferase — protein MGRPITERRLARMREVLARRQPDLTVVLENVHDPHNVSAVLRSCDAVGLLRVHLVYTLEEFPELSENVSGSALKWLELVFHPSIEACYRTLRSQGFTIYTTYLGDPARSVDLYDLDLTKPVALVFGNEQRGVSDEAVAGADGNFVIPMMGMVRSLNISVACAVSLYEALRQRRLAGHYARPKLSPIELEERLQRWLEREGRALPIELRTSDPSAASE, from the coding sequence ATGGGACGCCCGATCACCGAGCGACGGCTCGCGCGGATGCGCGAGGTCCTGGCCCGCCGACAACCCGATCTGACAGTCGTCTTGGAAAACGTGCACGATCCGCACAACGTCAGCGCGGTTCTGCGCTCGTGCGATGCCGTCGGGCTGCTCCGCGTCCACCTCGTCTACACGCTCGAGGAGTTCCCCGAGCTCTCGGAGAACGTCTCCGGGAGCGCGCTCAAGTGGCTCGAACTCGTGTTCCACCCCTCGATCGAGGCCTGCTACCGGACCTTGCGCTCCCAGGGCTTCACGATCTACACGACCTATCTCGGCGACCCAGCACGGAGCGTCGACCTCTACGACCTCGATCTCACTAAGCCCGTCGCGCTGGTGTTCGGCAACGAGCAACGCGGGGTCTCCGACGAAGCCGTCGCAGGAGCCGACGGCAATTTCGTCATCCCGATGATGGGAATGGTCCGCAGCCTCAACATCTCCGTCGCCTGCGCTGTTTCGCTGTACGAGGCGCTGCGCCAGCGTCGCCTAGCCGGCCACTACGCGCGGCCGAAGCTTTCGCCCATCGAACTGGAGGAGCGACTGCAGCGCTGGCTCGAGCGCGAGGGACGAGCACTGCCCATCGAACTGCGGACGAGCGATCCGTCAGCCGCGAGCGAGTGA
- a CDS encoding type 1 glutamine amidotransferase domain-containing protein codes for MAELAGKRVAMLLAKDFEDSEATDPKQYLETRGAEVVIVGLDRQPITGKKGTVLQPDKTIDEVTVEEFDALVIPGGGSPENLRIDDRAVAFTRAFVESGKPVAAICHGPQLLISADVLRGRTVTCVKKIRDDVKNAGAIYVDEAVVIDGNLITSRVPADLPFFDQAIAEALARVPARGD; via the coding sequence ATGGCCGAGCTTGCTGGAAAGCGTGTGGCGATGCTCCTCGCCAAGGACTTCGAGGACAGCGAAGCGACCGATCCCAAGCAGTATCTCGAGACACGCGGTGCCGAAGTGGTGATCGTCGGGCTCGATCGCCAGCCGATCACCGGCAAGAAGGGAACTGTGCTGCAGCCGGACAAGACGATCGACGAGGTGACCGTCGAGGAGTTCGATGCGCTCGTTATCCCGGGCGGAGGCTCGCCGGAAAACCTGCGGATCGACGATCGTGCGGTGGCCTTCACCCGCGCCTTCGTCGAAAGCGGGAAGCCGGTCGCCGCGATCTGCCACGGCCCGCAGCTGCTGATCTCGGCTGATGTGTTGCGGGGCCGCACGGTCACCTGCGTCAAGAAGATCCGCGATGACGTCAAGAACGCCGGTGCGATCTACGTCGATGAGGCGGTCGTGATCGACGGAAACCTCATCACGTCGCGCGTCCCGGCTGATCTCCCGTTCTTCGACCAGGCGATCGCCGAGGCGCTGGCTCGCGTGCCAGCGCGCGGAGACTGA
- a CDS encoding CRISPR-associated endoribonuclease Cas6 — protein sequence MRLEVRLEPERSGVLPLGYREALQAMIYRHLPKEIGQPLHDGLYWQAERPLKLFVFSQLHGAVRYRPGEGVEVSGPVWFRFASPDRQLALGLAAGLLQFGRARIANLEFAVREIATLALPSLGERVVVRTLSPITVYRTIAIDGRRRTQYYNPLNEEFAELVVANLLRKAHVLGWSVPGAGEDGSAEAVAEGAARAGESLAVGERPIRIRALGVNPRAKRLERYKGTWIEGWTGRFLLEGPADLLRLALEAGLGAKNSQGFGYVEEVDERSLSLLSRQEQTREEGGA from the coding sequence GTGCGACTGGAAGTCCGGTTGGAGCCGGAGCGGAGCGGGGTCCTGCCGCTGGGATATCGCGAGGCCTTGCAGGCGATGATCTACCGGCACCTGCCGAAGGAGATCGGTCAGCCGCTGCACGACGGGCTGTACTGGCAGGCGGAGCGACCGCTCAAGCTGTTCGTCTTCTCGCAGCTTCACGGCGCGGTCCGGTACCGACCGGGCGAAGGGGTAGAGGTGAGCGGTCCGGTCTGGTTCCGCTTCGCCTCGCCGGACCGGCAGCTCGCGCTCGGGTTGGCTGCGGGGCTGCTCCAGTTCGGACGGGCGCGCATCGCCAACCTGGAGTTCGCCGTGCGGGAGATCGCCACATTGGCGCTCCCCTCGCTCGGCGAGCGCGTGGTGGTCCGCACGCTTTCGCCGATCACCGTGTACCGCACGATCGCGATCGATGGGCGCCGCCGGACGCAGTACTACAACCCGCTCAACGAAGAGTTCGCCGAATTGGTGGTGGCCAACTTGCTCCGGAAGGCGCACGTGCTGGGCTGGTCGGTGCCCGGAGCCGGGGAGGACGGATCAGCGGAGGCCGTTGCGGAGGGTGCGGCCCGCGCTGGGGAGTCGCTGGCAGTGGGCGAGCGTCCGATCCGGATCCGGGCGCTCGGGGTGAATCCGCGGGCCAAGCGGCTGGAGCGCTACAAGGGCACCTGGATCGAGGGGTGGACTGGACGCTTCCTCCTGGAAGGGCCAGCGGACCTTTTGCGGCTGGCGCTGGAGGCGGGCCTCGGCGCCAAGAACAGCCAGGGGTTCGGGTACGTGGAGGAGGTGGATGAGCGCTCACTCAGCCTTTTGAGCCGTCAGGAACAGACGCGAGAGGAGGGAGGCGCGTGA
- the cas4 gene encoding CRISPR-associated protein Cas4: protein MDQIVTGTLMSYVGICDRKIWLAGHAIEGYRDHELLALGRLLAESAYPRERKELALPGMKVDVLRRRPADADEDEALVIGEVKRSPRAQHAQRLQLGYYLLRLREAGLHVRGELRYPEQRRVEPVELTPELEQAVRSAIARVEELLAQPQPPPPVRIAACANCAYFEFCWVSEEPATADSPRRRTRSAASADGKR, encoded by the coding sequence ATGGACCAGATCGTCACTGGCACCTTGATGTCTTATGTCGGAATCTGCGATCGCAAGATTTGGCTTGCGGGCCATGCGATCGAAGGCTACCGTGACCACGAACTGTTGGCTCTGGGGCGACTGCTGGCCGAGTCAGCCTATCCCCGCGAACGCAAGGAGTTAGCCTTGCCCGGAATGAAAGTCGACGTGCTGCGACGTCGTCCCGCCGATGCCGACGAGGACGAGGCCTTGGTGATCGGGGAGGTCAAGCGTTCGCCGCGTGCCCAGCACGCGCAGCGTCTCCAACTCGGCTACTATCTCTTGCGACTCCGCGAAGCTGGACTGCACGTGCGGGGCGAGCTGCGCTACCCAGAACAGCGTCGCGTCGAACCAGTGGAGTTGACTCCCGAACTGGAGCAGGCGGTCCGCAGCGCGATCGCACGCGTCGAGGAACTCCTGGCTCAACCACAACCACCCCCACCGGTCCGCATCGCCGCCTGCGCCAACTGCGCCTACTTCGAGTTCTGCTGGGTTTCCGAGGAGCCCGCCACTGCTGATTCACCACGACGCCGGACCCGCAGCGCAGCCAGCGCGGATGGGAAGCGATGA
- a CDS encoding sensor histidine kinase translates to MVRALFSAAPSTVLNARITGQCVVRPANASAPPPSFHAVALDSAAGRRAAGCQTPVRPTRSAAALRDRPDRPIPAGEQARSSGRDAEDNGQPISAAARREELGLALALRPLDRAPLLQAVADIVRSLARRSGHIAVSVDVEPGCPFVSADPLRLRQVLLNLLHNALRHTPQGGIVRLAARQSHEEVIVSVADTGSGLPPDMHEQLFDRYHVTSDPERGGGLGLALVRQLVEAQGGRLWVASASTEGTEIAFSLPMAARLASAPPKDR, encoded by the coding sequence ATGGTTCGGGCTCTTTTCAGCGCAGCACCGAGCACGGTACTGAACGCGCGGATCACGGGGCAATGCGTGGTGCGACCGGCCAACGCATCCGCCCCTCCACCGTCATTCCACGCTGTTGCGCTCGATTCCGCGGCCGGTCGTCGGGCCGCCGGTTGCCAGACGCCGGTGCGGCCCACCCGGAGCGCGGCGGCGCTCCGCGACCGACCGGATCGCCCCATCCCTGCCGGCGAGCAGGCTCGATCCAGCGGACGCGATGCAGAAGACAACGGCCAGCCGATCAGCGCGGCGGCTCGGCGGGAGGAGCTGGGGCTCGCTCTCGCGTTGCGCCCGTTGGATCGCGCTCCCCTGCTGCAGGCCGTCGCCGATATCGTGCGCTCGCTCGCGCGTCGGTCCGGGCACATCGCGGTGTCCGTCGATGTGGAGCCTGGTTGTCCATTCGTCTCGGCAGACCCGCTCCGTCTCCGCCAGGTCCTGTTGAACCTCCTCCACAATGCGCTGCGCCACACCCCACAGGGAGGAATCGTGCGTCTGGCTGCCCGGCAGTCTCACGAGGAGGTCATCGTCAGCGTTGCCGATACCGGCAGTGGTCTTCCGCCTGACATGCACGAGCAGCTCTTCGATCGGTATCACGTGACCAGCGATCCGGAACGCGGTGGCGGTTTGGGACTCGCGCTCGTGCGTCAGCTCGTCGAAGCGCAGGGCGGACGTCTCTGGGTTGCGTCGGCGAGCACGGAGGGGACGGAAATCGCCTTCAGCCTGCCGATGGCCGCGCGGCTCGCGTCGGCGCCTCCGAAAGATCGATGA
- a CDS encoding ABC transporter permease subunit produces the protein MSWPMVRKAVRDLRWTTFWYAFGMALFIFLMTSFYPTHERQQEQFVELLQQYPEFLFRIFGIDPTQAALFATFAGFMHAQTFGFIWPVTGLLFVVLSGTAVVAQEIERGTADLWLSVPIPRAHLLVSKQVALLSGILVFVLTSEVALAAGAFVFGGDITARGLVQLAVALTCFLIAFGGLATLASSLASERSKAAGIVGGLALLMYLLWVLAGLAEEARWLRYFSLFTVYDPQAAMLGELPWHKPVIQLLVGLAAAVAAQIAFARRDIVA, from the coding sequence ATGAGCTGGCCAATGGTTCGAAAAGCTGTCCGCGATCTTCGCTGGACGACGTTCTGGTATGCCTTCGGCATGGCTCTGTTCATCTTTTTGATGACCTCGTTCTATCCGACGCACGAGCGCCAGCAGGAACAGTTCGTGGAACTGCTCCAACAGTATCCCGAATTCTTGTTTCGTATCTTCGGGATCGACCCGACCCAAGCAGCGCTGTTTGCGACTTTCGCTGGCTTCATGCACGCGCAGACGTTCGGCTTCATCTGGCCAGTGACAGGCCTCCTCTTCGTCGTTCTGAGCGGAACGGCCGTCGTGGCCCAGGAGATCGAGCGAGGCACGGCTGATCTCTGGCTCTCGGTACCAATTCCGCGTGCTCACCTGCTCGTCAGCAAGCAGGTCGCTCTGCTCAGTGGCATCCTTGTCTTCGTCCTCACGAGCGAGGTCGCGCTCGCAGCTGGAGCATTCGTCTTCGGTGGGGACATCACTGCGCGAGGACTCGTCCAGCTCGCCGTCGCCCTGACCTGTTTCCTCATCGCCTTCGGCGGTTTGGCGACGCTCGCCTCGTCCCTGGCGAGCGAACGCTCCAAAGCAGCCGGGATCGTCGGCGGACTCGCGCTCCTGATGTATCTGCTCTGGGTTCTCGCTGGATTGGCCGAAGAGGCTCGCTGGCTCCGCTACTTCTCGCTCTTCACGGTCTACGATCCACAGGCAGCCATGCTCGGTGAGCTCCCTTGGCATAAGCCGGTGATTCAGCTGCTCGTCGGTCTCGCCGCCGCAGTCGCCGCGCAAATCGCCTTCGCTCGTCGCGATATTGTCGCGTGA
- the cas5 gene encoding CRISPR-associated protein Cas5: MLDGAVRIRLTALTASFRAPSFVAYQLSLAVPPLATIFGLLSAARGHWVMPHEVPWLAYRLTYAARAMDLEAIYSVERKDAADTPRFKERNIVQREFLVSPELDLFLPAEWRDPFLRPRYQLVLGRSQDLATVSSIGPASLEPVSTGPVTGVLLPAEVVARNGVTAVLQNLPVAFTPDPERAPVRVTMFGLIDGKRSTRGLQFVTIEDGAGWLVRDRESGVVVPLYRQEWILDGR, encoded by the coding sequence ATGCTCGACGGAGCTGTCCGGATTCGCCTCACCGCACTGACTGCATCGTTCCGAGCACCGAGCTTCGTCGCCTATCAGTTGTCGCTGGCTGTGCCGCCCTTGGCGACGATCTTCGGCTTGCTCTCGGCGGCGCGTGGGCACTGGGTGATGCCGCACGAAGTGCCGTGGCTTGCCTATCGACTGACGTATGCAGCGCGGGCCATGGACTTGGAGGCAATCTACTCGGTCGAGCGAAAGGATGCGGCCGATACACCGCGCTTCAAGGAACGGAACATCGTGCAGCGAGAGTTCCTCGTTTCTCCCGAGCTGGACCTGTTTCTCCCTGCTGAGTGGCGCGATCCGTTCCTGCGCCCTCGGTACCAGCTCGTGCTGGGCAGGAGCCAGGATTTGGCGACCGTTAGCTCGATCGGGCCAGCATCGCTCGAGCCGGTATCGACTGGTCCGGTGACAGGGGTGTTGCTCCCGGCCGAGGTCGTAGCTCGCAACGGGGTAACGGCAGTTCTCCAAAATCTGCCAGTCGCCTTTACCCCCGATCCCGAGCGTGCGCCGGTGCGGGTCACGATGTTCGGTCTCATCGATGGGAAGCGTTCCACGCGTGGTCTGCAGTTCGTCACGATCGAGGATGGGGCGGGCTGGCTCGTGCGCGATCGTGAGTCCGGCGTCGTCGTTCCTCTCTACCGTCAGGAGTGGATCCTGGATGGTCGGTGA
- the cas7i gene encoding type I-B CRISPR-associated protein Cas7/Cst2/DevR, with translation MAGRATYPVVTGTVLIEASGAALNNAGQDEGRRTDNAIVVKQLQIGRLRYPYVSGQAWRRWWREVLYTDFGWTPSPVTREAKSAYTEGNPIDYAEDDLFGYMAARKRGKDSDTYRRVSPLRASLLVSVLPNVIVSDFGHFSRNLPPGSDIIPFESEVYSTYLQGVFSIVLSEVGRFAVGAMADISAELAQKNGSRLRKAAVNPNQAEIYELPVRDRVQRVCEALQALARLRGGARLARNLSDVTPVAVIVGFLDGGNAPFQNLFVSDPVNAEQVLLNLERFRSVLSDYTDRFLKVNNDKAVLLGLRPTVLANENEVREVIARKERPFDRVELLDSPRRALERAAELVEQAYASIG, from the coding sequence ATGGCAGGACGAGCCACGTATCCAGTGGTGACCGGGACCGTTCTCATCGAAGCGAGTGGGGCCGCGCTCAACAATGCTGGTCAGGATGAGGGACGTCGCACCGATAATGCGATCGTCGTGAAGCAGCTGCAAATCGGTCGCCTGCGCTATCCCTATGTGTCGGGTCAGGCCTGGCGACGCTGGTGGCGGGAAGTCCTCTACACCGATTTCGGCTGGACACCAAGCCCGGTTACCCGTGAGGCCAAGAGCGCGTACACTGAGGGCAACCCGATCGACTACGCCGAAGACGATCTCTTCGGCTACATGGCAGCGCGCAAGCGCGGAAAGGACTCCGATACCTACCGGCGCGTCTCGCCGCTCCGGGCGAGCCTGCTCGTCTCGGTTCTCCCGAACGTCATCGTCAGCGACTTTGGACACTTCTCGCGAAATCTGCCTCCCGGTAGTGACATCATTCCGTTCGAATCAGAAGTCTATTCGACCTACCTGCAGGGAGTTTTCAGTATCGTCCTGAGCGAGGTCGGGCGATTCGCGGTCGGAGCGATGGCCGACATCTCTGCAGAGCTGGCTCAGAAGAACGGTAGCCGCCTTCGCAAGGCTGCGGTCAACCCCAACCAGGCCGAGATCTACGAACTCCCGGTTAGGGATCGTGTCCAGCGCGTATGCGAGGCATTGCAAGCGCTGGCACGGTTACGCGGTGGGGCCCGTCTGGCGCGCAACTTGTCGGATGTCACCCCCGTTGCCGTGATCGTTGGCTTCCTCGATGGAGGGAACGCGCCATTCCAGAATCTGTTCGTGAGTGATCCAGTGAATGCGGAGCAAGTGCTGTTGAATCTCGAGCGTTTCCGTTCTGTGTTGAGTGACTACACTGACCGCTTCCTCAAGGTCAATAACGATAAGGCGGTTCTGCTCGGCTTGCGCCCGACCGTTCTGGCCAACGAAAACGAGGTTCGCGAAGTGATCGCTCGCAAGGAGCGTCCATTCGATCGAGTCGAGTTGCTCGACTCACCGCGCCGAGCGCTCGAGCGGGCCGCGGAACTGGTCGAGCAGGCCTACGCTTCGATCGGATGA
- the pyrF gene encoding orotidine-5'-phosphate decarboxylase — MSFRERLEQTIAQNHSLLCIGLDPDLERFPTGIPRDPEGIVVFNRAIIEATADLVCAYKPNLAFYLQYGAAGIAALATTRQLIPPHIPVILDAKLGDIASTSAAYARAVFETLGFDALTVHPYLGSEALEPFLSTSDRGVFVLVRTSNPGASEIQDLPVGEAGEPLYLWLAERARAWNQRSGNVGLVVGATYPVDLALVRQRCPDLPILAPGIGAQGGDLERAVCAGLTEATAPLLVTVSRSILYADASARFAESARAAARRVRDTIERIRKEVAGQAGHR; from the coding sequence GTGAGCTTCCGCGAGCGGCTCGAGCAGACGATCGCCCAGAACCACTCGCTGCTGTGTATCGGTCTCGATCCCGACCTCGAGCGATTTCCCACGGGAATCCCGCGCGATCCCGAGGGGATCGTGGTCTTCAACCGGGCGATCATCGAGGCGACAGCTGACCTCGTCTGCGCGTACAAACCGAACCTCGCCTTCTATTTGCAGTACGGCGCAGCTGGCATCGCCGCGCTGGCCACCACACGTCAACTCATCCCACCGCACATCCCGGTGATCTTGGATGCCAAGCTCGGGGACATCGCCAGCACGTCTGCCGCGTACGCCCGCGCGGTGTTCGAGACGCTCGGGTTCGATGCGCTGACTGTCCATCCCTACCTCGGGAGCGAGGCTCTGGAGCCGTTCCTGTCGACTTCCGATCGCGGTGTCTTCGTCCTCGTGCGGACGTCGAATCCTGGCGCGAGCGAGATCCAGGATCTACCAGTGGGCGAGGCCGGTGAGCCGCTCTATTTGTGGCTCGCCGAGCGAGCGCGTGCGTGGAACCAGCGCTCCGGCAACGTGGGTCTCGTGGTCGGTGCCACCTACCCGGTCGATCTGGCCTTGGTGCGACAACGCTGCCCCGACTTGCCGATCCTGGCTCCCGGGATAGGGGCACAGGGCGGGGACCTGGAGCGGGCGGTGTGCGCTGGCCTCACCGAGGCAACGGCGCCGCTCCTGGTGACTGTCTCGCGCTCGATCCTCTATGCGGATGCGAGTGCACGCTTTGCGGAGTCGGCACGGGCTGCCGCCCGCCGCGTGCGCGATACGATCGAGCGGATCAGGAAGGAGGTCGCCGGGCAGGCTGGCCACCGCTGA